A section of the Leptospira kobayashii genome encodes:
- the lepB gene encoding signal peptidase I has product MGIFSSKTKPNPPKTKKEEPQEGIFASSFSFAFIVVLVFAFKSSILDANNIPSGSMIPTLKIGDFLFVNKMRYSIRMPFTEKEIFRIDDPKRGDIVTFIPPATALAQEESRTGIFAKRFVKRVVGLPGDTIRITRKFVDTKDRGRVHFAYFEYKPKDGAEFLSYSPREVPIGDELSDLDNIDASQRALFVEQKPGFEHYILEGFEDDRRAHIFECCDFVKGHLIPEGQYMVMGDNRDDSHDSRAWGFVGREDILGKALVIYFSIDWKDFTCEYKSGKELAEKGAEFAERYQGEELEKKCHPSEVFSSSSYRYREEETRFGWIERTLKYRLWRLNVRWDRVGRILN; this is encoded by the coding sequence ATGGGAATTTTTTCCTCCAAAACCAAGCCAAATCCTCCAAAAACCAAGAAAGAAGAGCCCCAAGAAGGTATTTTTGCATCCAGTTTTTCCTTTGCATTCATCGTAGTTCTCGTTTTTGCTTTCAAGTCTTCCATACTTGACGCGAATAATATCCCGTCCGGGTCGATGATTCCCACTTTGAAAATCGGTGATTTTTTATTCGTGAACAAGATGCGTTATTCCATCCGAATGCCATTCACGGAAAAAGAAATCTTTCGAATCGACGACCCAAAACGGGGAGATATCGTCACTTTTATCCCGCCTGCCACAGCGCTAGCGCAGGAAGAATCCCGCACCGGAATCTTCGCCAAACGTTTCGTTAAGCGAGTCGTGGGTTTGCCCGGCGATACGATTCGTATCACAAGAAAATTCGTGGATACGAAAGACAGAGGCAGAGTTCATTTTGCATACTTCGAATACAAACCGAAAGACGGAGCCGAATTTTTATCCTACTCTCCCAGAGAAGTTCCTATTGGAGACGAGCTTTCCGATTTGGACAATATTGATGCTTCTCAAAGAGCTCTTTTTGTGGAACAAAAACCAGGCTTCGAACATTATATTCTGGAAGGATTTGAAGACGATCGAAGAGCCCATATATTCGAATGTTGTGATTTTGTAAAAGGTCATTTGATACCGGAAGGTCAGTATATGGTGATGGGTGACAATCGGGATGATTCTCACGATTCGCGCGCCTGGGGATTTGTGGGCAGAGAGGATATTCTGGGAAAGGCGCTTGTGATTTATTTCTCCATCGACTGGAAGGATTTTACCTGCGAGTATAAATCAGGTAAAGAGTTGGCTGAAAAAGGGGCCGAGTTCGCAGAACGTTATCAAGGCGAAGAATTGGAAAAAAAATGTCATCCTAGCGAAGTATTTTCCTCTTCTTCCTATAGATACAGAGAAGAAGAAACCCGTTTCGGTTGGATTGAGCGAACTTTAAAATACAGACTTTGGAGGCTGAACGTTCGATGGGATCGGGTCGGTCGTATCTTAAACTAA
- the atpE gene encoding ATP synthase F0 subunit C: MEFGLGYIAVGLAAGLAMLGAGIGIGRIGGSVAESISRQPEAAGKIQLVLYVAAGMIEGAALFAIVIALLIALKLNGSIDKTIGSSASAPKVEQGQ; the protein is encoded by the coding sequence ATGGAATTCGGTTTAGGATACATCGCAGTAGGACTCGCAGCTGGCTTAGCAATGCTCGGCGCAGGCATCGGAATCGGTAGAATCGGTGGTTCTGTCGCAGAAAGCATTAGTCGCCAACCAGAAGCGGCAGGAAAGATTCAACTTGTGCTTTACGTAGCAGCAGGTATGATCGAAGGTGCTGCACTTTTCGCAATCGTAATTGCACTACTTATCGCTCTTAAGCTCAATGGTTCAATTGACAAAACCATTGGATCAAGTGCATCTGCACCTAAAGTAGAACAAGGACAATAG
- the atpB gene encoding F0F1 ATP synthase subunit A produces MYLRAIIVKNKSKYRAFFSFLLLFFLTFSGLWASGGEHDSHSEEFDFSEVMAHHLGDAPIFPLNFGGEKVFEGQPGFDSVEHDVFADHDGKLYHYVGGFDMHITKRVTMMWIASFFLFIVFIPAANLISRNPNKVYNKFTSGVEAFVSYLKENVVDSSLEHHGHSYYHYIFSLFFFILFCNLFGLVPSVGELTVAGSDFLVSLGVYEHTPHSLHTFGQIWSGITPTGDIGVTLSLASLTLLIIYGTAFSYQGISFVAHAVPKGVPLPLWPLMWALEFIVTHIARSFALTMRLLANMTAGHVMILALLGFIFMSQSYFIAPVSVLSSVLIYFLELLVAFLQAFIFSLLTTVFIGTVMHRH; encoded by the coding sequence TTGTATTTGCGAGCTATTATAGTGAAAAATAAGTCTAAGTATCGGGCATTTTTCTCATTTCTATTACTTTTTTTCCTGACTTTTTCTGGTCTTTGGGCATCCGGAGGAGAACACGATTCTCACTCTGAGGAATTTGACTTCAGTGAAGTTATGGCACACCATTTGGGTGATGCTCCCATTTTTCCATTGAATTTTGGCGGGGAAAAGGTTTTCGAAGGACAACCGGGATTTGATTCGGTGGAACACGACGTGTTTGCGGATCATGATGGGAAACTTTACCACTACGTCGGTGGTTTTGACATGCACATCACAAAACGTGTAACGATGATGTGGATTGCTTCCTTCTTCCTATTTATCGTTTTTATCCCTGCTGCGAATTTGATTTCCAGAAATCCCAACAAAGTATACAACAAGTTCACTTCCGGGGTGGAAGCATTCGTATCTTATTTAAAAGAAAACGTAGTCGATTCTTCTTTAGAACACCACGGTCATTCCTACTATCATTACATTTTCAGTCTGTTTTTCTTCATTCTTTTCTGTAACCTATTTGGACTCGTTCCTTCGGTTGGGGAATTGACTGTTGCTGGATCGGACTTTTTGGTTTCTCTGGGAGTTTACGAACACACCCCTCATTCCTTGCATACTTTCGGACAGATCTGGTCGGGGATCACTCCTACCGGAGACATCGGGGTGACCTTATCTCTTGCCTCTTTAACTTTACTCATTATCTATGGAACTGCATTCTCCTACCAAGGGATTTCCTTCGTAGCGCACGCAGTTCCGAAAGGGGTTCCTCTTCCTCTTTGGCCTTTGATGTGGGCTTTGGAATTTATCGTGACTCATATCGCACGTTCCTTCGCACTCACGATGAGGTTGCTTGCAAACATGACTGCAGGTCACGTTATGATCTTGGCTCTACTTGGGTTTATCTTTATGAGCCAAAGTTATTTTATCGCTCCGGTTTCAGTATTGAGTTCAGTTTTGATTTATTTCTTGGAGCTTTTGGTCGCCTTCTTACAGGCGTTTATATTTTCTTTGCTCACTACCGTGTTCATTGGAACGGTAATGCATAGACATTAG
- a CDS encoding MarR family winged helix-turn-helix transcriptional regulator — translation MMKLYRPLLTELNLTYPQYLVMLVLWEEDGLSVSEIGERLSLDSGTLTPLLKRMQTANLLERKRGEEDERVVTVMLTSAGKKLHTKALSVPEKLFCQLGISLQEVFSLKETLSRLGV, via the coding sequence ATGATGAAATTATATCGTCCTTTGCTCACCGAGCTGAATTTAACTTATCCGCAGTACCTTGTAATGCTTGTTTTGTGGGAAGAGGATGGGCTTTCCGTAAGCGAAATCGGTGAACGCTTGAGTCTTGATTCCGGCACTTTGACACCTCTTTTGAAAAGAATGCAAACAGCGAATCTTTTGGAAAGAAAGAGGGGAGAAGAGGATGAAAGAGTGGTTACCGTAATGCTGACTTCTGCAGGGAAAAAATTACACACAAAAGCATTGTCCGTTCCTGAAAAATTGTTTTGCCAATTGGGGATTTCTCTTCAGGAAGTTTTTTCTCTTAAGGAAACTCTGAGTCGGTTGGGAGTATAA
- the ilvB gene encoding biosynthetic-type acetolactate synthase large subunit has product MQTSITVSEYCIRFFESKGIRILPGLPGGTILPVYDAMAMSSITHVLARHEQGAGFIAQGIARTTGEVTPFLISSGPGVSNAITAVADAFRDSVPILVISGQVPTGLIGTDAFQELDTLSIVGSITKRAYLVTDPNRFPEILEEAFTLCKEGKPGPVWIDLPKDIQNAPIGNFEEKKPIQDEDRDMEFSISADPSRELFNEATELLKNSNKPLLYIGGGAVKSEELIRKISNQFRIPVVSTLMGLGIFSEEDELYLGMMGMHGTAVANEALRDCDLLLAFGVRFDDRATGNLESFCKNAKVIHIDIDKREINKNRKVDLSWNGNLHSFLPAWISNLEANYRNSNKEWLGEIGHLKKTLPQPPNKIHSLVRSIASLTSEDVFVLTDVGQHQMWVAQSYPFRKPNSWITSGGQGTMGFGLPTSIGVALANPNATILCFTGDGSIMMNLQELSTLREWNLNVKIILINNGHLGLVRQQQELFYENRKSGSKFEFQPDFLGLAESFGIESAKIHLNDDFHFFPDWFSKKAPSFLEVIVPEEEGVYPFVPAGKANHEYLLAAETKGKKANLF; this is encoded by the coding sequence ATGCAAACCTCTATTACTGTTTCTGAATATTGTATTCGTTTTTTTGAATCCAAGGGAATTCGTATCCTCCCGGGATTGCCCGGCGGCACCATCTTACCGGTGTACGATGCTATGGCAATGTCCTCAATCACTCATGTTCTTGCGCGTCACGAGCAAGGAGCGGGTTTTATTGCCCAAGGAATCGCTCGAACCACGGGGGAAGTGACCCCGTTTTTGATTTCCTCGGGTCCCGGAGTATCCAATGCAATCACTGCAGTGGCAGATGCATTTCGGGATTCGGTTCCAATACTCGTCATATCAGGTCAAGTCCCAACAGGGCTTATCGGAACGGATGCATTTCAGGAATTGGATACTCTTTCTATCGTGGGATCCATCACCAAACGAGCGTATCTGGTAACAGACCCGAACCGTTTTCCGGAGATTTTGGAAGAAGCTTTTACGTTATGTAAGGAAGGAAAGCCGGGACCTGTTTGGATTGACCTTCCCAAAGACATTCAAAATGCCCCGATTGGCAACTTTGAAGAAAAAAAACCGATTCAAGACGAGGATAGAGATATGGAATTTTCCATCTCTGCAGATCCGTCACGGGAGTTATTTAATGAGGCGACAGAGTTATTGAAAAATAGCAATAAACCATTGTTATATATTGGCGGAGGAGCTGTGAAATCGGAGGAGTTGATTCGAAAAATTTCCAATCAATTCCGAATCCCGGTAGTTTCCACATTGATGGGACTCGGGATATTTTCCGAAGAAGATGAATTGTATTTGGGAATGATGGGAATGCATGGAACTGCGGTCGCAAATGAAGCATTAAGGGACTGCGACTTACTACTTGCATTCGGAGTGAGGTTCGACGATCGTGCTACCGGCAACTTGGAATCTTTTTGTAAAAACGCGAAAGTCATTCACATAGACATCGATAAAAGAGAGATCAATAAGAACCGAAAGGTCGACCTGTCTTGGAATGGAAATCTTCATTCGTTTTTGCCTGCCTGGATTTCCAATCTCGAAGCTAATTATAGAAATTCCAATAAAGAATGGTTAGGTGAAATCGGTCATCTCAAAAAAACATTGCCACAACCACCGAACAAAATTCATTCACTTGTTCGTTCGATAGCAAGTTTGACAAGTGAGGACGTTTTTGTTCTTACCGACGTAGGCCAGCATCAAATGTGGGTAGCACAAAGTTATCCGTTTCGAAAACCGAATTCCTGGATCACTTCCGGAGGACAAGGTACGATGGGTTTCGGTTTACCCACTTCCATCGGAGTCGCACTTGCCAATCCGAATGCAACTATTCTTTGTTTTACAGGAGACGGTTCTATCATGATGAATTTACAGGAGCTTTCCACTTTGAGAGAGTGGAACTTGAATGTGAAAATCATTCTAATCAATAATGGACATCTGGGACTTGTGCGCCAACAACAGGAACTTTTTTATGAAAATAGAAAGTCGGGGAGTAAATTTGAATTTCAACCGGACTTCCTCGGTTTGGCGGAAAGTTTCGGAATCGAATCCGCAAAGATTCATCTGAACGATGATTTCCATTTTTTCCCGGATTGGTTTTCGAAAAAAGCCCCGTCGTTTTTGGAAGTAATTGTTCCGGAAGAAGAAGGTGTTTATCCATTTGTCCCTGCGGGAAAAGCGAACCATGAATATCTGTTGGCTGCAGAGACAAAGGGCAAAAAGGCGAACTTATTTTGA
- a CDS encoding AtpZ/AtpI family protein, which produces MDPKDQKPEDKSPLAMAGVGFEFVTSILVFVLGGYFLDEKFDTSPLWLLVGLFGGFGYSFYILIKRTKDL; this is translated from the coding sequence ATGGATCCTAAGGATCAAAAACCGGAAGACAAATCCCCTCTCGCAATGGCAGGGGTAGGGTTTGAATTTGTAACTTCCATACTGGTTTTTGTATTGGGTGGATATTTTCTGGATGAAAAATTCGATACAAGTCCTCTTTGGCTGTTAGTAGGTCTTTTCGGAGGTTTTGGTTATTCGTTTTATATTCTGATCAAAAGAACAAAAGATCTCTGA
- a CDS encoding LA_3751/LA_3752 family putative glycosyltransferase, whose protein sequence is MKQKIINIIPFLILIIFSSYYIHKRIKLDGLGVPMIQSDAQIKYYQLIQYSEGGLQNHKCLYPGKNIDPDYRFFPFDYTWAVKGEGKTFREECVFQYPYFFALASIPIYSLFGVFGLTWVCLFLYLVTSFIVLGYIEKIVGLKSVLFRSLLAVIVISGYPIYSAYEYTETTLAVILVLVFLFYILDQSSASPKFSRKPVIGLLLGFVASIAPYFRSEMFIYLFLAGALYLVLNSFQIFPLIRKNRFTLIGFLIGIAFFAVWNQIEFGNIFGVRGRISLGDLSGSGIGRQLVLIKSFFLGDSEKLGFLKAGGLLVVLGLVSLLYPRFKNFPTHSLEIVFWSIFGILSVIIVSILSPYNPGGLFAGLRFTDVSFYCLVITAAYFLYHLENFDSFGFKKGFLVFAGIILISQVYLQSRLLKSFFPLMNRVQESQVQLLNIWKEGEKENLPVIHKNLFDALLISVSYLNQYHFLAINEKEANDLQDILYKNDFPGFHLFWYDGEKPYDNNSSKKLYDEKINNRYEFPARHYQLVSDRTELGYRIQRYRKIGEK, encoded by the coding sequence ATGAAACAAAAAATTATTAATATCATACCATTTCTTATATTAATAATTTTTTCCTCTTATTATATCCATAAGCGCATCAAATTAGACGGGTTAGGCGTTCCTATGATTCAATCCGATGCGCAAATCAAATACTATCAACTCATTCAGTATTCGGAAGGTGGTTTGCAAAATCACAAATGTTTGTATCCGGGGAAAAACATAGATCCGGATTATCGTTTTTTTCCTTTTGATTATACATGGGCTGTAAAGGGAGAAGGGAAAACTTTTCGAGAGGAATGTGTTTTCCAATATCCGTATTTTTTTGCTTTGGCATCCATACCTATTTATTCTCTGTTCGGCGTTTTTGGGTTAACATGGGTTTGTTTGTTTCTGTATTTGGTTACATCTTTTATCGTATTGGGTTATATCGAAAAAATCGTAGGTTTGAAATCCGTTCTTTTTCGCTCTCTCCTTGCAGTGATTGTTATCTCGGGTTATCCGATTTATTCCGCTTATGAATACACTGAAACTACTTTAGCGGTAATCCTTGTTTTGGTTTTTTTATTTTATATTTTGGATCAGTCTTCCGCTTCACCAAAATTCTCCCGAAAGCCGGTGATCGGGCTTCTTCTTGGATTTGTTGCATCCATTGCTCCATACTTTCGTTCCGAGATGTTTATTTATCTGTTCTTAGCAGGTGCATTGTATCTTGTATTGAATTCGTTTCAAATCTTTCCACTCATTCGAAAAAACAGATTTACCCTCATTGGGTTTTTGATCGGAATCGCTTTCTTTGCGGTTTGGAACCAAATAGAGTTTGGTAATATATTCGGTGTTAGGGGACGAATTTCCCTCGGAGATCTTTCCGGTTCCGGCATTGGGCGTCAGTTGGTTTTGATCAAAAGTTTCTTTTTGGGAGATTCTGAAAAATTGGGATTTTTGAAGGCTGGCGGATTACTCGTAGTTCTAGGCCTTGTTTCCTTATTATACCCCCGCTTTAAAAATTTCCCGACCCATTCTTTGGAAATTGTTTTTTGGAGTATATTCGGTATCTTAAGCGTGATCATCGTTTCCATTCTTTCTCCGTATAACCCGGGAGGGTTGTTTGCCGGTCTTCGTTTTACGGATGTTAGTTTTTATTGTTTGGTGATAACAGCGGCTTATTTTTTATATCATTTGGAAAATTTTGACTCTTTCGGATTCAAAAAAGGGTTTCTGGTTTTTGCCGGTATAATCCTAATTTCGCAAGTTTATTTGCAAAGCCGTCTTCTCAAATCGTTTTTTCCATTGATGAATCGGGTGCAGGAGTCTCAGGTTCAGTTGTTAAATATTTGGAAGGAAGGAGAAAAGGAAAATCTCCCTGTAATTCACAAAAATCTTTTCGATGCTTTGTTAATCTCCGTTTCCTATCTGAACCAATATCATTTTTTGGCAATTAACGAAAAAGAAGCAAACGATCTGCAGGACATTCTCTATAAAAACGATTTTCCCGGATTCCATCTTTTTTGGTATGACGGCGAAAAACCTTACGATAACAATAGTTCCAAGAAACTATATGATGAAAAGATTAACAATCGTTATGAATTTCCTGCTCGTCATTATCAATTGGTTTCCGACAGGACCGAGTTAGGTTATCGAATCCAACGTTATCGAAAGATAGGGGAAAAATAG
- a CDS encoding aldolase → MEKSLSILRLTLQEMKDQYAFVCLKTGTETEDMGEGEITLLQKICQGILPLSVKIGGPEARNDIRICNKIGVAGISAPMVESEYALRNFISTLKNLIPAIEFDKIKKAINLETITGYRNLLDIFDSQAFGDLQQVTAARSDLSASMDKKPDDPEVTRISKKIISEAKSRGKKTSVGGTITKTNFELIATEIAPDFINSRHVMVDTSKAMEIGATDVAECMLIFEMDIYEYFSKVFPEKGYYYRNRVEINRERIGERKVLYFIR, encoded by the coding sequence ATGGAAAAAAGCCTCTCTATTTTGCGTTTAACTCTTCAAGAAATGAAGGATCAGTACGCCTTTGTTTGTCTAAAGACCGGAACAGAAACAGAAGATATGGGAGAGGGAGAAATCACTCTACTCCAAAAAATCTGCCAGGGAATTCTACCGCTTTCCGTTAAAATCGGCGGCCCCGAAGCACGTAACGATATTAGAATATGCAATAAAATTGGTGTAGCCGGCATTTCCGCACCCATGGTGGAATCGGAATACGCTCTTAGAAATTTCATCTCCACATTGAAAAATCTGATCCCTGCTATCGAGTTCGATAAAATAAAAAAAGCGATCAATCTGGAAACGATCACCGGATATAGAAACCTTCTGGATATTTTCGATTCACAAGCATTTGGCGATTTGCAGCAAGTAACAGCTGCTAGATCAGATCTCTCTGCATCCATGGATAAAAAACCGGATGATCCGGAAGTTACCCGCATCTCTAAAAAAATCATTTCGGAAGCAAAGAGCAGAGGCAAAAAAACTTCCGTCGGCGGAACCATCACAAAAACCAATTTTGAATTGATTGCGACCGAAATTGCTCCCGACTTTATCAATTCCCGTCATGTAATGGTGGACACTTCCAAAGCGATGGAAATCGGAGCGACCGACGTTGCGGAATGTATGTTGATATTTGAAATGGACATTTACGAATACTTTTCCAAAGTGTTCCCCGAAAAAGGATACTACTATCGCAACCGTGTAGAAATCAATAGGGAAAGAATCGGAGAAAGAAAGGTATTGTACTTTATTCGTTAG
- a CDS encoding glutathione peroxidase, with the protein MAEDFYQIKVKRGSEEVPLSNFKDKVLLIVNTASECGFTPQYKGLQETYDKLHTKGFEILAFPCNQFNGQEPGSDEEIKLFCERTFSTTFPIFSKLEVNGPNTDPLYQHLKKQAPGIFGSLDLKWNFTKFLVDKKGNVVKRYAPITKPEAIVKDIEDLIAK; encoded by the coding sequence ATGGCAGAAGATTTTTATCAAATCAAAGTAAAACGGGGAAGTGAAGAAGTCCCTTTGTCTAATTTTAAAGACAAAGTTCTTCTAATTGTAAACACTGCTAGTGAGTGCGGTTTCACACCGCAGTACAAAGGTTTACAAGAAACCTATGACAAATTGCATACCAAAGGTTTTGAGATTCTTGCCTTCCCTTGCAACCAATTCAACGGACAAGAACCGGGCTCCGATGAGGAAATCAAACTTTTTTGTGAGAGAACCTTCAGCACGACGTTCCCTATTTTTTCGAAATTGGAAGTCAACGGACCGAACACAGATCCTCTTTACCAACATTTGAAAAAACAAGCTCCCGGAATATTCGGTTCGTTGGATTTGAAATGGAATTTTACGAAATTTTTAGTCGATAAAAAAGGGAATGTTGTTAAGCGTTATGCGCCTATCACAAAACCGGAAGCGATTGTGAAAGATATCGAGGATTTGATTGCAAAATAA
- a CDS encoding F0F1 ATP synthase subunit B produces MAILAASGFNLLKVNPGLVVWTLVTFSIVVIVLKKFAWDKILHALEERSSGIQGDIDKAEALRKEAEKSLKDYQEKLYAATDEAHKIIEEAKRDAGVLRNKLVEETNKEVKNLKDSALREIDLAKGKALAELQTQIVEMSVLIASEILEKQLKKEEYTSFVEKEISKLEKQKLK; encoded by the coding sequence TTGGCTATCCTTGCGGCTTCCGGCTTCAATCTGCTGAAAGTCAATCCGGGTCTGGTTGTCTGGACCCTGGTAACTTTCTCGATTGTAGTCATAGTTCTCAAAAAATTTGCCTGGGACAAAATCCTTCATGCCCTTGAAGAGCGTTCTTCGGGAATCCAAGGGGACATCGACAAAGCTGAGGCGCTCCGCAAAGAAGCAGAAAAGTCCCTAAAAGATTACCAAGAAAAACTTTATGCGGCAACTGACGAAGCTCATAAGATTATTGAAGAAGCGAAACGCGATGCGGGTGTGCTTCGAAATAAGCTTGTTGAAGAAACAAACAAAGAAGTTAAAAATTTAAAAGATAGCGCCCTTCGCGAGATTGATCTTGCAAAAGGAAAAGCTCTTGCCGAATTGCAAACCCAAATTGTTGAAATGTCAGTGCTCATTGCAAGTGAGATATTGGAAAAACAACTGAAGAAAGAGGAATATACTTCTTTCGTTGAAAAAGAGATTTCAAAACTCGAAAAACAAAAATTAAAATGA
- a CDS encoding DUF2079 domain-containing protein, protein MIYIISFGFHFYEISLDFSSRFFFQDSDYIGMDEVIREILRGNGFHSAYYSESGKDSYLLHHFSPGLVFYLPFAGLFPDRVGYAIGCYTYTVLGLFGWGFLLYKESVKKESPSHGAVFWILWIALLNQLYIYRLGTSYHFEVLVLPFSALFFYFYLSIRDKNKTKSIYLWSGLFISLALFLSVKEDVGVYIGLFAAVSWFGEWFSGRKIPFYKNIRFNSLPFGILILSISYFLFAFWIYPHWVLGNSTISWSDELSREYVGNYKKVEGIEKTVRIFLEIAVSGGLGILSVVPEGIAWGLIYLTHAISSRPWHHEIYSYYSYTLLPFVLFSGVVWLRNKKEIPYWGFFLIVGLIFYKNSLDGNYPLHFQKESIQTEIQLQQKQTERTVQTELLESKKSIPNNGVVYSQYNLSFYVSKEIPVRPIRLFESECFQEQIGTKSTSKQNLPHSCYVILSPDFTEPVFHPKEELLRLRAKLLEKKAELIYEGNLVEVWNYSFK, encoded by the coding sequence TTGATTTATATAATCAGTTTCGGATTCCATTTTTATGAGATCAGTCTGGATTTTTCTTCCCGATTTTTCTTCCAGGACTCGGATTACATCGGGATGGATGAAGTCATTCGGGAGATACTCAGAGGTAACGGATTTCATTCCGCATATTACTCCGAATCGGGAAAAGATTCTTATCTATTGCATCATTTTTCTCCCGGGCTTGTTTTTTATCTGCCTTTTGCCGGATTGTTTCCGGATCGAGTGGGTTATGCGATTGGATGTTATACTTATACCGTTTTGGGTCTTTTCGGTTGGGGATTTTTATTGTACAAAGAATCGGTAAAAAAAGAAAGCCCATCTCATGGGGCCGTATTTTGGATACTTTGGATCGCGCTTTTAAATCAACTTTATATCTATCGGTTGGGAACAAGTTATCATTTTGAAGTTTTGGTTTTACCTTTCTCCGCTTTGTTTTTTTATTTTTATCTGTCAATCCGGGATAAAAATAAAACCAAATCGATTTATCTTTGGTCCGGATTATTCATCAGCCTGGCCTTGTTTTTATCCGTAAAAGAAGATGTCGGTGTATACATCGGATTATTTGCGGCTGTTAGTTGGTTTGGCGAATGGTTTTCAGGAAGAAAAATTCCCTTTTATAAAAATATCCGATTCAACTCTTTGCCTTTCGGAATTTTAATTCTATCTATATCTTACTTCTTGTTTGCATTTTGGATTTATCCCCACTGGGTTCTGGGAAATTCTACAATTTCCTGGTCCGATGAATTATCCCGGGAGTATGTGGGAAATTATAAAAAAGTGGAAGGGATAGAGAAAACAGTCAGGATCTTTTTGGAAATCGCAGTCAGCGGGGGACTAGGAATTCTGTCCGTAGTCCCGGAAGGAATCGCATGGGGTTTAATTTACCTAACACATGCTATATCCTCCAGACCTTGGCACCATGAAATATATTCCTATTACTCCTATACACTGCTCCCTTTTGTTTTGTTTTCCGGGGTAGTTTGGTTGAGAAATAAAAAAGAAATTCCTTATTGGGGATTTTTTTTAATCGTCGGACTTATATTTTATAAGAACTCTTTGGATGGAAACTATCCTTTGCATTTTCAGAAAGAAAGTATCCAAACGGAAATACAATTACAACAAAAACAAACAGAAAGAACGGTTCAAACGGAACTCTTGGAAAGTAAAAAATCGATCCCAAACAACGGAGTTGTTTATAGTCAGTACAATTTGTCTTTCTATGTTTCAAAAGAGATTCCCGTCCGACCGATTCGTTTATTTGAATCGGAATGTTTTCAGGAACAAATCGGAACGAAATCAACATCGAAACAAAACCTTCCTCATTCCTGTTATGTGATCCTATCACCGGATTTTACGGAGCCGGTATTTCATCCGAAGGAAGAACTTTTAAGATTACGAGCGAAGCTTCTGGAAAAAAAAGCGGAACTTATTTACGAAGGTAATTTGGTGGAAGTTTGGAATTATTCTTTCAAATGA
- the atpH gene encoding ATP synthase F1 subunit delta has product MSRSQVSKVYATALLELARDANSLEATEEELAGVISAFFSDDSVRHYFLSPLVDPITKEKSAAKAVKGQASEIVANFITLVIRKNRFLFLPAILEDFKEGVDVLSNRTSLKIYSKETLSSSEKERIAKAITSQFGRQLRVQEFLDPSLIGGFKLYVDDYLIDASIRFKLDGIEEALLQKKIPVGAMYEN; this is encoded by the coding sequence ATGAGTCGAAGCCAGGTTTCAAAGGTTTATGCCACAGCCCTTCTTGAGTTAGCTAGAGACGCTAACTCTCTTGAGGCTACAGAAGAAGAATTAGCAGGTGTTATATCCGCTTTTTTTTCTGATGATTCCGTTCGGCACTATTTTCTTTCTCCGTTGGTAGACCCGATCACGAAAGAAAAATCTGCTGCAAAGGCAGTCAAAGGACAAGCGTCCGAGATAGTTGCCAATTTTATAACATTAGTTATACGCAAGAATAGATTCTTGTTTCTGCCCGCAATATTAGAGGATTTCAAAGAAGGTGTGGATGTTCTTAGCAATCGCACTTCTTTAAAAATTTACTCAAAGGAAACTCTTTCTTCTTCTGAAAAAGAAAGAATCGCAAAAGCAATCACATCCCAATTCGGACGACAATTGCGGGTGCAGGAGTTTTTGGATCCTTCCCTCATCGGCGGATTCAAACTCTATGTAGACGACTATTTAATCGATGCCTCCATCCGTTTCAAACTGGACGGAATCGAAGAGGCACTCCTCCAAAAGAAAATCCCTGTCGGAGCAATGTATGAAAATTAA